The DNA sequence TGCCGCCGTCGGCCTTGCGGGCCAGGTCGACCGCGACCGGGTAGTCGTTGACGCCGGCGACCGCACCGCCGGACTTGACCCGGGTCTGCGCCTCGGTGTCGTTCTCGAACGACTCGATCTTGATGGCCTTCTCGCCGGCCTCCGTACAGGCCTTCGACTGCGTCTTGAGGGCCTTCTCGTACGTGGTGCCGCGCTGCACGGCCGCGGCCTTCCCGCAGAGGTCCTCGATGGACTTGATGTTCTGCGGGTTGCCCTTCTTCGTGTACACGGCGGTGCCGGCGAGGAAGTAGTCGACGAAGTCGACGCCCTCGCCCAGCTTCTTGCCCGACTCGTCCAGGCCCTCCTGGCGCTGCTTGTTGTCCGTGATCGACGACATCGCGATGTCGTGACGCCCACTGTTCAGGGCGGTGATCAGGCCGTCGAAGGAACCGGAGGTGAACTCGAACTTCACCCCGAGCTGCTTGCCGAGGGCTGCGGCCAGATCGGGGTCGACCCCCACGATCTTTCCGTTCTCGACGGACTCCATCGGGGCGTATTCGGCATTCGTGCCAACCTTGATCACACCGGACTTCTGGTACTTCTCCGGCAGCTTCGAGAAGAGCGGCGCGCCGCTCTTGGTCTCCTTGCCGCTGCCCCCCTCCTGGGAGGAGCTGTCGGTCTGGTCGCCACAGGCGGTGAGCAGCAGGGAGCCGGCGACCGCGATGGCGCCGATCGCCGCAATCCGGGACTTGGCGGTCGTACGACGCGTGGTGCTT is a window from the Streptomyces sp. MMBL 11-1 genome containing:
- a CDS encoding ABC transporter substrate-binding protein, coding for MTASTTRRTTAKSRIAAIGAIAVAGSLLLTACGDQTDSSSQEGGSGKETKSGAPLFSKLPEKYQKSGVIKVGTNAEYAPMESVENGKIVGVDPDLAAALGKQLGVKFEFTSGSFDGLITALNSGRHDIAMSSITDNKQRQEGLDESGKKLGEGVDFVDYFLAGTAVYTKKGNPQNIKSIEDLCGKAAAVQRGTTYEKALKTQSKACTEAGEKAIKIESFENDTEAQTRVKSGGAVAGVNDYPVAVDLARKADGGKAFEVVGEQIDAGPFGIAVKKDNTGLRDALKEAVDAIIADGSYQKVLDKWGAGTGAIDKAAINGGK